The Flavobacterium piscisymbiosum genome includes a region encoding these proteins:
- a CDS encoding TolC family protein, with protein sequence MKNYITKIVMIAILITTIISCKVSKDIETPKDAFPENFRNASVSKDTTSIADVEWKNFFTEKDIIELIDSAVARNNDLQIATKNIEIAQYRFTQSKWGNVPQVNLNVSASTSNPSDNSFTGKNLGQALGQNHIDDYSAGATLSWEADIWGKIRNQKKGAYAGYLQSEEVKKALQTTIVANVSKGYYNLLMLDAQLEIAKQNYKLNDSTTNIIKLKYDAGQVTTLAIQQSEAQKLVSAQLIPQLEQNIAIQENALSVLTGSFPNSKTRTTRLSVLEVKNNNAIGIPSSLVSRRPDVKSAELALKVANSNVGITKADLYPSLKITAQGGVNSFETSNWFNIPASLFGTVAGGLTQPLLNNKKVRTQYNIAVAEREKAVLSFRQSVLVAVSEVSDALVKVEKLQQQESFLKERVKTLQQAIKNANLLFKNGMAEYLEVLSAQSNLLQSELELADIKRQQLSANTELYRALGGGWR encoded by the coding sequence ATGAAAAATTATATAACCAAAATCGTGATGATCGCCATTTTGATCACGACTATAATATCCTGTAAAGTTTCGAAGGATATTGAAACTCCAAAAGATGCATTTCCTGAAAATTTCAGGAATGCATCGGTTTCAAAAGATACTACAAGTATTGCTGACGTGGAGTGGAAAAATTTCTTTACAGAAAAAGATATTATTGAGCTCATTGATAGCGCTGTAGCCAGAAATAATGACTTACAGATTGCTACTAAGAATATCGAAATTGCACAATACAGATTTACACAATCTAAATGGGGAAATGTTCCTCAGGTAAATCTTAATGTAAGTGCTAGTACAAGCAACCCTTCTGATAATAGTTTTACAGGAAAGAATTTAGGTCAGGCTTTAGGCCAAAATCATATTGATGATTATTCTGCCGGAGCAACACTTTCATGGGAAGCTGATATTTGGGGTAAAATCCGTAATCAGAAAAAAGGCGCTTATGCTGGATATCTTCAGTCAGAAGAAGTAAAAAAAGCATTGCAAACGACTATCGTAGCCAATGTTTCTAAAGGATATTACAACCTTTTGATGTTAGACGCACAATTAGAAATCGCCAAACAGAATTACAAATTGAATGATAGTACAACCAATATCATTAAATTAAAATACGATGCCGGCCAGGTAACTACATTAGCGATTCAACAATCTGAGGCACAAAAATTAGTTTCGGCACAATTGATTCCGCAATTAGAACAAAACATTGCCATTCAGGAAAATGCTTTAAGTGTTCTAACAGGATCATTCCCGAATTCTAAAACCAGAACCACTCGTTTAAGTGTTCTTGAAGTGAAAAACAATAATGCAATCGGAATTCCGTCTTCATTAGTAAGCCGCAGACCGGATGTAAAAAGTGCCGAATTAGCACTTAAAGTTGCCAATTCAAACGTAGGAATCACAAAAGCCGACTTGTATCCGTCACTTAAAATTACTGCTCAGGGTGGTGTAAATTCATTCGAAACCAGTAATTGGTTCAATATTCCGGCTTCATTGTTCGGAACCGTTGCGGGAGGTTTGACTCAACCTTTACTGAACAATAAAAAGGTAAGAACGCAATATAATATTGCCGTTGCCGAAAGAGAAAAAGCGGTTTTAAGCTTTAGACAATCGGTTCTTGTAGCCGTTAGCGAAGTATCTGATGCTTTGGTAAAAGTAGAGAAATTGCAACAGCAAGAATCTTTTCTAAAAGAAAGAGTAAAAACATTACAACAAGCCATTAAAAATGCCAATTTGTTATTCAAAAATGGTATGGCTGAATATCTTGAAGTGCTTTCAGCGCAATCAAATTTACTACAAAGTGAGTTAGAATTAGCTGACATAAAAAGACAACAACTTTCTGCCAATACCGAGTTATATCGCGCATTAGGTGGAGGCTGGAGATAA
- a CDS encoding Crp/Fnr family transcriptional regulator, giving the protein MSINQAKYINDLKVKFNNYSPISEESWQLIENNIEINSIKKGELLLRNGQIAKEIYFVAKGALRAFITDTEGNIYNKNIFLEGDLAGSTASLIQQTPSDFSIETLEDSIVININYKKYRELIFQNDDLKNFYIAYLERNWVIEKEQREISIVMENATERYLDLLAKHPDIAERIALLHIASHLGITPTQLSRIRKTLEKDL; this is encoded by the coding sequence ATGTCAATCAATCAAGCAAAATACATCAACGATCTCAAAGTAAAATTCAATAACTACTCTCCTATTTCTGAGGAATCCTGGCAATTAATCGAAAATAACATTGAGATAAATTCAATAAAAAAAGGAGAATTACTTTTAAGAAATGGTCAAATTGCGAAAGAAATTTACTTTGTTGCTAAAGGCGCTTTACGAGCATTTATAACCGATACCGAAGGAAATATCTACAATAAAAACATCTTTCTCGAAGGAGATCTCGCAGGATCTACAGCTTCATTAATACAACAAACCCCTTCAGATTTTTCTATTGAAACGCTGGAAGATTCTATTGTAATCAACATTAATTATAAAAAATACAGAGAACTCATTTTTCAAAATGATGATCTAAAAAACTTCTATATTGCTTATCTCGAAAGAAATTGGGTAATCGAAAAAGAACAAAGGGAAATCTCTATCGTGATGGAAAATGCAACCGAAAGATATCTGGATCTCTTAGCGAAACATCCCGATATTGCAGAGCGAATTGCATTGCTTCATATTGCATCGCATTTAGGAATCACACCCACACAATTAAGCCGAATCAGAAAAACACTCGAAAAAGATTTGTAA
- a CDS encoding GNAT family N-acetyltransferase, with product MKNTNLIQDNINNLTNFWKTVGTPFLSYHKNDTFEYCKIENSGWPNKLWLSKDIAKRDLPDIIKTMKSNSGLVLPYWDIFGTKSYEILEAYGFELKTEQVAMTLKLNQKFKLEHDLSFKKIDNEQDAKIWSDLYPNAFGYIISKEILIQHYTNVHFYLVSKDNQPIGTFMLFQTGNNIGIHGVGVIPEMRRKGFAEEIMKFALNLSIDLSADYALLQASAMGKDIYTRLGFEDLFVIKNYILKAL from the coding sequence ATGAAAAATACAAACCTCATCCAGGACAATATTAATAACCTGACCAACTTCTGGAAAACCGTGGGAACTCCTTTCCTCTCCTATCATAAAAACGATACTTTCGAATACTGCAAAATCGAAAATTCGGGTTGGCCCAATAAATTATGGCTAAGCAAAGACATTGCTAAAAGAGACTTACCGGATATTATCAAAACCATGAAATCCAATTCGGGTTTGGTTTTACCATATTGGGATATCTTCGGGACGAAATCTTATGAAATTTTGGAAGCTTATGGTTTTGAACTAAAAACGGAACAAGTCGCAATGACATTAAAACTAAATCAGAAATTCAAACTAGAACATGATCTTAGCTTTAAGAAAATTGATAATGAGCAAGATGCCAAAATCTGGTCAGACTTATATCCTAATGCTTTTGGTTATATAATCAGTAAAGAAATCCTGATTCAGCATTATACAAATGTTCATTTTTATTTGGTTTCTAAGGATAATCAACCCATCGGCACTTTTATGCTTTTTCAAACCGGAAACAATATTGGCATTCATGGCGTTGGTGTTATTCCTGAAATGCGCAGAAAAGGCTTTGCCGAAGAAATCATGAAATTTGCACTAAATCTTTCTATAGATTTAAGTGCTGATTATGCTTTATTGCAAGCTTCTGCAATGGGAAAAGACATTTACACTCGCCTGGGTTTTGAGGATTTGTTTGTGATTAAAAATTATATTTTAAAAGCTTTGTAA
- a CDS encoding DoxX family protein produces the protein MKKAKIIFWITTVIIFLFEGVMPALTSQSEMAKEGIRHLGYPEYFGNALVVFKILGVLVLVIPQVPKNVKEWAYAGFGFDFIFASISHCAVDGVSFQSFFPLIFLVILAISYHYYHKIERYNNIAL, from the coding sequence ATGAAAAAAGCTAAAATTATTTTTTGGATTACTACTGTTATTATTTTTTTATTTGAAGGCGTTATGCCGGCACTAACATCTCAGAGTGAAATGGCAAAAGAAGGGATCAGACATTTAGGCTATCCGGAATATTTTGGGAATGCATTGGTCGTTTTCAAAATCCTGGGCGTTCTGGTATTGGTGATTCCGCAAGTTCCCAAAAACGTAAAAGAATGGGCTTATGCCGGATTTGGTTTTGATTTTATATTTGCCTCTATTAGTCATTGTGCGGTTGATGGAGTTAGTTTTCAGTCGTTTTTTCCACTAATATTTTTAGTAATCCTGGCGATTTCATATCATTATTACCATAAAATTGAGCGATATAACAACATCGCTTTATAA
- a CDS encoding VOC family protein has translation MNLPAGHQTIMPYLILKGAAQFIDFTKKVFDAQDSNQQVLRDDGTVMHAEIILNDSTIMVTDEIKDWPQQNANLFVYVPNADETYKKALENGAVSLMGLSDQDYGRTCGVTDPFGNVWWITSVRE, from the coding sequence ATGAATTTACCGGCCGGACATCAAACGATAATGCCTTATTTAATTTTGAAAGGCGCAGCACAATTCATCGATTTTACAAAAAAAGTTTTCGATGCACAAGATTCTAATCAACAGGTATTACGGGACGACGGAACTGTAATGCATGCCGAAATTATCCTAAACGACAGCACTATAATGGTTACTGATGAAATTAAAGACTGGCCTCAACAAAATGCCAACTTATTTGTTTATGTTCCTAATGCTGATGAAACCTATAAAAAAGCATTAGAAAATGGCGCAGTAAGTTTAATGGGACTAAGTGATCAGGATTATGGAAGAACTTGTGGTGTTACAGATCCTTTTGGAAATGTGTGGTGGATAACATCTGTTAGGGAATAA
- a CDS encoding DinB family protein has translation MKTALQKNIVETFQKLNESLSSFSEEEMNTVPFKGSWTPGQVVQHIILGNSGYPELFSGNTKKTIRKYDEHVKELEGIFLNFSTKMDAPDFLRPEMKNYNQNALTLSLLKIESDLLNASEDYDLTLTCLDFQIPGFEHFTIYEWINFALVHSQRHTHQLQKISHYITAL, from the coding sequence ATGAAAACAGCACTTCAAAAAAATATTGTTGAAACATTTCAAAAGTTAAACGAATCTCTTTCTTCGTTTTCTGAAGAAGAAATGAATACTGTGCCTTTTAAAGGAAGCTGGACACCGGGTCAGGTTGTACAACATATTATTCTGGGAAATTCCGGTTATCCTGAATTATTTTCGGGAAATACAAAAAAAACGATTCGCAAATATGACGAACATGTAAAGGAACTTGAAGGCATTTTTCTCAATTTTAGCACTAAAATGGATGCACCGGATTTTTTAAGGCCTGAAATGAAGAATTATAATCAAAACGCACTAACTTTATCTTTGCTTAAAATAGAGTCTGACTTACTCAATGCATCCGAAGATTATGATTTAACCCTAACCTGCCTGGATTTTCAAATTCCTGGTTTCGAGCATTTCACTATCTACGAATGGATTAATTTTGCTCTTGTGCATTCTCAAAGACATACGCATCAACTACAAAAAATTTCACATTATATAACAGCATTATAA
- a CDS encoding DUF1440 domain-containing protein: MKSKSGFIFLSTLIAGTLDILAAIFVYAIILEKTTAVKILQSIASGIFKKEAYTAGPQMAWYGLGLHYLIAFIFSWFYFTIYPYLPVLRKSTVISGFVYGILVWIVMNLIVLPIMFPILPEKHFDFPLLLSITILMLCIGLPIASFAKKYYSIRE, from the coding sequence ATGAAATCAAAATCAGGGTTTATTTTTTTATCGACTTTAATTGCCGGAACACTTGATATTCTGGCTGCTATTTTTGTTTATGCTATTATACTGGAAAAAACAACCGCTGTAAAAATCCTTCAGTCTATTGCTAGTGGTATCTTTAAAAAAGAAGCTTATACCGCAGGACCACAAATGGCCTGGTACGGACTTGGACTTCATTACCTGATTGCTTTTATTTTTTCATGGTTTTATTTTACAATTTATCCTTACTTACCCGTTCTTAGAAAAAGTACTGTAATTTCAGGATTTGTCTATGGCATTTTAGTTTGGATTGTAATGAATCTTATTGTTTTGCCAATAATGTTTCCTATTTTACCAGAGAAACATTTCGATTTTCCTTTACTCCTATCCATTACGATCTTAATGCTTTGTATTGGACTTCCTATTGCATCATTTGCTAAGAAATATTATTCTATTAGAGAATAG